The genomic DNA tcatcataacacaggctggaaaaatggaagaagagaacttcttctacgcttcattttaagatgaagtgcattatgaatagcctgcatttatttattaattaatattacagtttttgattttacattttacaaaggaaattgtgtgggggaaaaaaatgtaattgtgtaattatcagaccgccattacatttttcatctcgcgcaccccctagcagcagctcatgcacccctgggggtccgCAAACCACACTTTGTGAACCCCTGCTTTAGACGTTTTAAACTAGGTTGGCTCCGtattttgttcctttccttagaaataatttattttacaaataaaaaaaataacaattaacttaaaacaagtttacatattttaaaattatatttaagtgtTCAATATGGCTCCAACAAAAGTATATCCTCATTGTCCACTAACTTGTAGTAATGTGTTGTTGCCCCTCCAGGCGGGCGAGGCCTCGGTGGGCTGGGCTCTGGGCTACATGCTCAGTCTGAGCAGTCTGCTGCCAGCGGAGCCGGTTGGACTGAGGAAGTCTCTGACCCCGGCAGCCTGGGGGACGCTCCTCTGTCTCCTGGTCCTCCTGCTGCTGGCCGTCCTGCTCTTCATCCTGCACAGAGCTCGCACCGGCAAGAAGAAAGGAGTCAGTGAAAGCACCATCTAGTTACCGTAGCAACAGACAGGACGCTCAGAAAACAGAAGGACAGTAACaggtttctgtttgtgttggtTCAGTACTTCAGCACAGAGAAAACGTGAAGAAACTCACTATGAGGTTAAAGAGCTGGacttgattattatataaaatgatataaaaacagagaGTGCACCACTCTATAATAACAATGACTTTATTtgaagttttggcttttccacaagtttccatgtcacatttagagcctcaactctttttcagcaaaggttaaaatcaccaccACCAAGTGGAACatgatattactttttttgtagagattttgcagattttgcagtgtgtgtttcgacatttttaatgcaatcttttgtgtttactgttttttgtgtgattttttgcgcgtttttttgtaatttttgtgtgttttttatgtgtgttctgtgtgtttttatggggttttttttgtatttttttggtgtgtgtttttgtgtgtttcttgtgtgttttttatgtgtttttctgtgtgtttttaatttaaagaaatttagtttttttaatgttttttatttgtgttttttgtaattttgtgtgaatttttttaacatgttttttgtaatttttgtgtgttttgtgtgtttcttttgtgtgtttttatgtgtttttctgttttttgttttaaaaaattatttttgtttttcatttttttgtatgtttatttgtgttttttgtaattttgtgttttttttatttgattttttttttttttttacattttttgtattttttttgtgtgttttttgtgtttcaaaatgttgatccagtaagtcaaaatgacttgATAATAATGAGGTTGAGCTGATAAAGATGATAGCAGCAtgacatggtgatcattatttaagttccatatacagacagaatgaaaaagagtcaaaaaccaactaAATAGACCCAAACTACAAAGGGTTAACACTGTAGACGTGAAATTAAACCTGAAAGTCagaactttaactttaaaagtgtttttctaaATTCCAGATCCAGTTTCCTGAAGTACAGAACCAACAGAATGTAAAACCTGTTCCTGATCGATTCTGTGTGACTGTCCTGTCGTCtgaatgtaatttttattcTTGAAAAGTCAAACCATTTTTTGATTGtacagaatgtaaaaaaaatatatcaagctttctgtttattttgtggAAAGTGAGACTATACTTTGATGCACTGTTATGGAGATAACTACCACTTTAATATGTTAGCAAtcaccatttttattttacttttcatatttaaggatgtttttttttcaggtggcagttatttacatgttttagttTGTCCAGATTAACTTTAAAGAGACAATAACAGCAAAGATTAACCATATAATTTGTTGACAGAGAATAACTTTACTCCCTAGAAAAACGTGGGCAAAAAAGGCCACGCACACTAAAACTGGCCTTTttttggccactagagggcagtaaatgcaccaatggagtaaaaaaagacacataaggGTTAATAACAATGGATTTCAAAAAAtgttactaaaaagaaaagttcctgcaaaaattcatgcctcaagctggaacacagccaaaatgatcaacaaatatgaaaaaaaaagaagagaaaaatgtacaaaaattccAGAGGAGGGCACAAGGGTTAAGAAAACATAATCATTATTAAGAATACTGCAACATAAAGACATTCCAATATGTACTCAGGTGTGCTGGCATTAAAAGTCAAAGAAGGCAACTCTTGTTTTGTAGTTTAATGTGATAAATTTAAGTTCTGGGGCAAACATTTGGTGACTGGAGCCCTTTTTCAAGAATTTCCAAAATTGTTTTAGATCtaaagctgcaacaattattcggttaaccctttattaggcaaagaactatgtttggtaacttcaggtaatatttcgaaaaagttgcaaatttacaaaattaaagtggcaaatctacaagcaaaaaaagtcacagatttaagagatttaaagtggcaaatctgcgcgaaaaaagttgcagatttacgagaaaaaagtgggaaaaaagcaactttttttctcccagattcaccactttgaatcttataaatctgtgactttttttgcttgtagatttgccactttaatctcgtaaacttttttctcaaaagattattttcgtatgttttttttaaatattctagcagtatgtaatatcctccaatattctctagggttgaaatttggaatttgcaagtatttcaatgagtgtcctattaagggttaaagtggtgaatctgggagaaaaaagttgcttttttcgcgcagatttgccactttaatctagtaaatttgcaacttttttttctcaaaatattacctgaagttaccaaatatagttctttgcctgataaagggttaattgaacaataatcgattattacattaattgtcaactattttgattatccaataattggtttgagcagttttttaaagacaataagtccaaataattctctgatttcagcttcttcaatgtgaatatttctggtttctttgttcctttatgacaataaactgaatatctctttggtttgtggacaaaacaagagatttgaggacgtcatcttgtggtttggaagcactgattgatatttttatacattttattgaccaaaacaactaattgattaatcgtttaaataatcgacagattaatagataattaaaataatcgttagttgcagccctatttaGATCTATTAAAGAACCTGTTGTTCattcttttaaaatatttatgtgtTATACGTTTTTGATCATATAAACAATTACACAATCCTGCTGTTGTTTATTAAATGTGGCTTCAAGTGTGACAATAGATTTAACTAATTTTACAcctttgcaacatttttttttttaccgccTTGTGTACTTAGTTATATTTAATCATTGTGAATTTTGAATCATCACGACtttatgttgtatgtttttatcccagataactaaataaatttagttttttcctttgTACTTGAGTCGTTCTTGTCTTTCTTTTGCAGCTTTCATTACCTGCTGTGCTCTAGACTACGACTCCCAGAATGCTTTGCTTCGCGGAAGCTGGCATCTtattgccttcaaaataaaagtcttgatttttttatttaatttcaaaatgcAATATTTCGGTTTCAGAGCACTGCTATTTAATTTGCTGCTTAATGATCATACCTACTGAGTGAATTTACAGATCAGTAATTgtaaaagtaagtaaaataaTTAGAATACTCTGattatttattgaatttattGTATTTCTTAGCTTCTCCAATAGAAAtggtaaattatatataataatatgttagATGATTTAGTGCAGGGAGGGACAAACTTTTTCAGTTTTAACTAAAAATTAAATAGCAGCTTTAAGAAGTTACagtcagcagtggtggaaagtgactaagtacatttactcaagtactgtacttaagtacaattttaaggtacttgcactttacttgagtatttccattttatgtaactttatacttctactccactacatttagctgacagctttagtcactttacaggtcgagatttaacataaaaaaagcatgaTAGTGAAGTGATTAAAGtgacatttgtttaaattaaacctaATAACAGTagtaaaacagagcaaaactgaggaagctccgtCTCTACGTGAAGCAGTGAGGAAAtactggaggcagcttagaaattaattagataaaataaataaaaaaataaagtaaggttagataaaataaattaaaataaaaaataagagtaaatagtaacaacaataaaaatatatatttaaaaaatataaatatagagtTTTATCCTTGCTTGTTCTATTATTATAGAATTATTATTAaagaagtattattattattattattattattattattaataataataattattattattagtagtagtattattattagtattataattaataataataataataataataataattattattattattattattattattataataataataataataataataataataataataataattattattattattattattattattattattattattattattattatcagtcgTACTTCGTctatggcttttattttgaaggctctGGCCGGAAGTGTCTCTGTTACCCGGATATCCATGGCGGAGTATCTGACTCATGTTGCTCCATTCTCcactaaaataaactaaaataagagTAGAACCAGGCTCAGACACGGAGTCTCTGTATAGACTGCAGGCTGTGGGTCTGTTAGTGGTTCTCCTGGTGTTCTCCCTCAGATATCTGGATATTTACCAGATAAACTCAGAGATGTGTTCTCAGACTAGAGCCGCGGCTCTGATGGCGGACCTCCCCCGGGCTGACATCGACCCGTCCGGGGTCTTCAAGTACGTCCTGATCCGGGTCCACAGCCGGGAGGAGGGGGACGACTCGGAGCTGGACATAGTCCGAGGCTACGGCTGGGCCGAGTTCCACGGTGAGTGGGTCCGGGACACGGAACCACAGACAGATACCAGGGTCTGATACCAGAACCATAGGAGCTACAAAcaccagtttattaggtacacctagtCTAAACTAACAGTCCTacaattaactctatggagttttgggctattttgtccatttctgaatcattGTCATCCATTACAGTGGtttgtattcaccacttaaaacatgtttaaatgtcatgttggtatatttttttcacctatatgacctgataataattttcttcctagggaatagtgtcccctagtaatcccacagtgcttctAAAAttatcccatcttcttttatttattttaaattgatttgtttatttatctttttacctttgtcaattctgtattttattgcactttttgaacttttatgtgaagcactttgctgcggctcagccgtctgtaaatgcgctatagaaataaatttgacttgacttgacttgaataatttatttttttatcctgacttacttgatcaacatttagaaccaaaacgaaacaaagaaaaaccaacataaatgtgatcttgtcatccaactctggtttttattctagtctgactttttgctaattttgtgtgtgtgtgtgtgtgttttgtctttttttgtcattttgtgtcttttgttgtgtctattttagttattttgtgtctttttgtttttgtcattttgtgtctttttttggttatttggcatcttctgtgttttttttggggtcatttcatcttcttattttgtgtcttgtgtcttttgttgtgtcttttattttggttatttggtgtctttttgtgtcttttcggtaATTTAGGAAGTTTCAGTGGTCAACTCCATGATTTCATCATATATAATACCAGtcacatacacattttttacttgatgtagggctgggcgatatggaccataAGTCATATAGTCATATAGatatcggccgctaacgttagcactgctccttgcatggtgtgttcacttgcgtgtaaaaaaaaaaaaaaaggatgggttaaatgcagaggttgaatttccccattgtgggattaataaagtgatcttcttcttctaatttcaaatattcagtcaatgtcaaatatgacatgtcacaagtacttttattgaaaccgtttatttaagcgaacataaatactgtataacaacagtaaaaaaaaaaaatcaaagctccataaagtgcacatttacataaaaaacatcttaaataaaaatagcctataaaataaaatagagtccttacaatttgtccaaacagaCATAGAAATCTCACATTTTACAATATGCAACCTTTAAATAATTGTCATCTAACAAATgtttacattaaattatttttgttttaacgcATGCATTTTAATCCTTCATAAAACTGTTTAAACATACAGGAATTAAAACGACTAAATCTAAATGAGTGTATTTATTTCCACACATCTGAGCCTGCAGGTCGTCTAAAACACCAGATGGAGGCCGACATTTGTGTTGATGCTGAAACATATTTCGTGGACAGTTGGCAACACAAACACTAGTGACCCTGTTTCACAAGTTCATTACAAACAAATGACGTGTTAAAGCCAAAATCTCCcacttaatatttatttataacggAGCCGAGATTTGTGGTCCACATTAAGggctgattctcatgaagccagtctaagttctgtctgtgaagattataaggacatactttatcaaactaaatatatttcacttttatatgaatgaacaagatagccataatgaggcacaatccattgttttgtgttaaaataatattttctatattattaaacatattttttaccgtaatgcgtccagataaaaacgTCACGGTTTcccccccacacttatatacaataaatattgaattaactttacaaaaataaatatatatttgtttaaaaatgtatattttaacagaatataatcaaatataatggtttttaacaatgtataaagaacaaagtCTGAATGAAAATCAATGAGAAAAAacggttaaatgttacggtaatttTGTAacaattttgtccttttttttgtaattttgtgtatttttttgtaattttgtgtctttttttggtaattttgtgtatttgtttggtaattttgtgtcttttttaccattttgtgtctttttttggtaattctgtgtctcttaggggtcattttgtgtcttttttttgtaattttgtgtcttttttggtaattttgtgtctttttttaagtgattttgtttttttctctgtcattttgtctttttttttgtaattttgcatcttcttttggtcatttagatTATAAatccatattaaacagtgactttagattgtatatgttataaagggtcaaataaaatatgtattcaatgctcttggatttttgctatgagctgctgCTGAACCTCCTGCATTTTCAGTTGttctttattatatttagaGATTAAATATATCAGAAAGTGCAGTTTTTATTAATTGCTCTCCTGGCATTTGCTTTTTCTTGCAGCTGATATCTATGACAAAGTTTCTGAGGAGCTGGAGAAAGGAGGCCAGCTGGACTGTGAGTGTGTCGGAGGGGGAAGAATCAAACACGACGCTGAGGCCAAGAAGCTCCACGTCTACGGATACTCTATCGTGAGTCCTgctgaataaataataagtataataagtaataaaatgatccttcctcaggctggttgagtatctagaggtaaagttggagattaatacaagttaaaatgattatttctgccctttgtcaatgtctttactatattttcgatccatttttttaactaattccatgaataaaagttaattttcatgcaaaacaacactgacattttcggggtgaccccaaacttttgagcgctagtAAGATTAGTTCAACTGATAACAGAAAgggaaatattatatataatttttgggAAATATACAGTTTTAACACAGTgtctcaactttttttggaaccaCGTTACGCGAtgtctcttgtcctctccactctggtctgtgtaaacagcctgcagtcgCTGAGGAACAcagaatttattatttttaacaggatcttgcaaaaaaaacaactgtttaattgtaatattttggtaaaattttaaatgagacctgtacatatatgtaataaatgactattttttttctcttattctcattattttgtgtcttttggtaattttgtgtctttttttggtcatcttgtgtcttttttactcctttagtccaacttaaaatgtgattttgaatcttgtcctctccactctggtctgtgtaaacagcctgcagtctCTGAGGAACAcagaatatattatttttaacaggatcttgaaaaaaaaacctactaaaactactaaaattttaaatgacacctGTACATATATGTAATAAATTACTAATTTAAGTTTTGGTTTGGCTCCACTTTTACTAACTGAAGCACAcaaatgatccattcaaggaccatcaaaatgttgaaaacatgacaataatgcctggttttacacttaaaaatgctttataaacTGGTTATTTTCTACCTAATGGAACATTGATTTACTTCTTTTCATTGCAGGGATTTGGAAGAGCGAACCACGCAGTAACCACTGAGAAACTGAAGGAACAGTATCCAGACTACGAGGTGACCTGGGACAACGAAGGATACTGAACTGGACTGAGATCAATAATTTCTCCTggactgacctttgacccctcatAGCAACACAGAGCTTCATTAAGAAGAAGCATTCACAGTCTAATCAGGAGGCTTCAGGAGgcttatttttatgttacacTGTACAAACATTGGtatttctcacattttttcctctatttggatctaaactaataaattattatcTGCCATAGTGTGAACTCTCATCTGGAACTACAGAATCAATAACTGATCATAACTTACAGGCACTTACTGACTTGTTTTAGAGTCACAAATTTGACCTAATCACTAAG from Centropristis striata isolate RG_2023a ecotype Rhode Island chromosome 19, C.striata_1.0, whole genome shotgun sequence includes the following:
- the phpt1 gene encoding 14 kDa phosphohistidine phosphatase, whose protein sequence is MCSQTRAAALMADLPRADIDPSGVFKYVLIRVHSREEGDDSELDIVRGYGWAEFHADIYDKVSEELEKGGQLDCECVGGGRIKHDAEAKKLHVYGYSIGFGRANHAVTTEKLKEQYPDYEVTWDNEGY